One window from the genome of Burkholderia sp. FERM BP-3421 encodes:
- a CDS encoding cytochrome P450 produces the protein MSDAGNVENDGKSIKGIAVDPEVLSIIKNPDRPEAFPSIAKAPNNIPGVSGFIAGMKSLFAYKREGLQFFANQASIYGKVFRSQLGPYSIVGVTDHEVISQILKNGDRCWSTALAVERVTRGLSFDIDLKKKSRLMSLDFDAHRRMRNLVQPAFSDRALASYLTVIHHEFVHNIEAWPRDGAVSFRVEARKIFSQLAARLFFGIGDPKEAARLEGATRDYWGAIPVVLKNRHLSERWKRGVDGVATLSSIMYDLIPKRRDEGGVDLFSQLCKSRDDTGGLDDDQLVDLMLNIIFAAFDTTTMGITSMAYLLAKYPHWQEVLRAEAMRLPEQATLADFNGMERTTQVWKETLRMFPVSAITPRVSLGECQVGSYVAPPRTLVFNFTGLLGQDPDLWDHPQRFDPERFSSARAEHQRHRGQYLPFGHGVHTCVGAALANLEARVFWSIVLTRYRFSLAKDYDAVHCMSPLGSVSGEVALKVERL, from the coding sequence ATGAGCGACGCCGGAAATGTCGAGAATGATGGCAAGAGCATTAAAGGAATTGCTGTAGATCCCGAAGTGTTGTCAATCATCAAAAACCCGGATCGACCTGAAGCATTCCCGTCCATAGCCAAAGCCCCCAACAACATCCCTGGGGTGAGTGGATTTATTGCGGGCATGAAATCTCTTTTTGCATATAAGCGAGAAGGGTTGCAGTTCTTTGCAAATCAGGCAAGCATTTATGGCAAGGTGTTCCGCAGCCAACTCGGCCCATACTCCATTGTCGGGGTGACTGATCATGAAGTCATATCGCAAATCCTGAAAAATGGCGATCGATGTTGGTCGACCGCACTGGCGGTAGAGAGGGTAACACGAGGGCTTAGTTTTGATATCGATCTGAAGAAGAAGAGTCGATTGATGTCATTGGATTTTGATGCTCATCGGCGAATGCGTAATTTGGTTCAGCCGGCTTTCAGCGATCGCGCACTCGCGAGCTATTTGACCGTCATCCATCATGAATTCGTTCACAATATCGAGGCTTGGCCTCGTGACGGGGCAGTGTCATTCCGAGTGGAAGCCCGGAAAATTTTTTCCCAGCTTGCAGCGCGTCTCTTCTTCGGTATTGGAGACCCAAAGGAGGCCGCACGTCTCGAAGGGGCCACTCGTGATTACTGGGGTGCGATTCCTGTTGTCTTGAAGAATCGACACCTCAGCGAACGATGGAAACGAGGCGTGGACGGGGTTGCGACACTTAGCAGCATTATGTACGACTTGATTCCGAAACGCCGTGACGAAGGCGGGGTGGATTTGTTCAGTCAACTGTGCAAGTCGAGGGACGATACGGGGGGACTGGATGACGACCAACTTGTCGATTTGATGCTCAATATTATCTTTGCCGCGTTCGACACTACGACAATGGGAATAACCAGCATGGCCTATCTGCTTGCCAAGTATCCTCATTGGCAGGAGGTCCTGCGAGCAGAAGCCATGCGCCTACCTGAGCAAGCGACGTTGGCCGACTTCAATGGCATGGAGCGAACTACCCAGGTCTGGAAGGAAACACTTCGCATGTTTCCCGTATCGGCCATCACACCCCGCGTTTCATTGGGTGAATGTCAAGTTGGCTCCTACGTCGCTCCTCCGCGGACGTTGGTCTTCAACTTCACCGGTCTCCTTGGCCAGGATCCGGATCTCTGGGATCATCCACAGCGCTTTGATCCCGAGCGATTCTCATCGGCGCGCGCGGAGCATCAACGGCACCGTGGCCAATATCTCCCGTTCGGACACGGTGTACATACTTGTGTCGGCGCCGCCTTGGCAAATCTTGAGGCAAGAGTCTTTTGGAGCATCGTCTTGACTCGGTATAGGTTTAGCCTTGCCAAGGATTACGATGCGGTTCATTGCATGAGCCCTTTGGGGAGCGTCTCCGGTGAAGTGGCGTTGAAGGTCGAAAGATTGTGA
- a CDS encoding GNAT family N-acetyltransferase translates to MTIAIESPDQPDVIALIAELDAYQDSLYPPESRHILDLAALKQSNVLSAVARDSAGNAIGCGAIVLYPEFGELKRMYVSPRGRGQGVAKRLLALLESKAIGLGCKLLKLETGPYQHEALALYASAGYERRGPFGDYTNDPLSVFMQKRIIAA, encoded by the coding sequence ATGACTATCGCTATCGAATCGCCAGATCAACCAGATGTGATTGCTCTGATTGCAGAGCTGGACGCCTATCAAGACTCCCTGTACCCACCTGAGAGCAGACATATCCTTGACCTCGCGGCGCTGAAGCAATCGAATGTCCTGTCTGCAGTTGCGAGAGACAGCGCGGGTAATGCCATTGGCTGTGGAGCGATCGTTCTCTACCCTGAGTTTGGCGAACTCAAACGCATGTATGTTAGTCCTCGCGGTCGCGGGCAAGGCGTTGCCAAGAGACTCTTGGCTCTTCTCGAGTCGAAGGCCATAGGTCTGGGCTGCAAGTTGCTCAAGCTCGAAACCGGACCGTACCAACACGAGGCGCTAGCTTTGTATGCCTCCGCCGGCTACGAGCGCCGCGGCCCGTTTGGCGATTACACGAATGATCCACTGAGTGTATTCATGCAGAAGCGCATCATCGCCGCGTAG
- a CDS encoding TauD/TfdA family dioxygenase produces the protein MTALLDQLRSADDFQIELLFPEQEFFLRIQATSRLPAVEWVTRHRQMLREALLRYGVVLIRGLDCDRKAFGTIAERLEPGEFDYTAGSGPHTSVDANVFTIDVPGSMALPQHNEMAYNLYWPMHVLFFCEQPPAPGTGGTTSVCDARQFLRDMNPTILDPFSKFGIQYVRNFPKNMPYKSIGDTFGTSDRDKVNAICAERKIEPIWINDDHLQIRQYATAVRRHPVTAEESFFSSVCVCHPAGWWDLLRRAYPAASLPRSQDEIWQTALYGNGDPIPDDVIHHLLHAYEHREYHVMWERSDILYIDNMRASHGRRACTGPRAILGSFRTSMSMRQLEAGHS, from the coding sequence ATGACAGCGCTTCTAGATCAACTCAGATCCGCAGATGACTTTCAGATAGAGCTTCTTTTTCCCGAGCAGGAATTTTTCCTTCGCATTCAAGCGACCTCACGCTTGCCTGCGGTCGAATGGGTGACGCGGCACCGTCAGATGTTACGTGAAGCGCTTCTGCGATATGGCGTCGTTCTGATCCGCGGCTTGGATTGCGACCGAAAGGCATTCGGTACTATCGCGGAACGACTCGAACCGGGCGAGTTCGATTACACCGCCGGGAGCGGGCCGCACACCTCTGTCGACGCAAATGTTTTCACCATAGACGTACCCGGCTCGATGGCGCTGCCGCAGCATAATGAGATGGCTTATAACCTTTACTGGCCAATGCATGTTCTCTTCTTCTGCGAGCAGCCTCCGGCCCCGGGTACGGGTGGAACGACATCGGTATGTGACGCTCGCCAATTCCTACGGGACATGAACCCGACGATCTTGGATCCATTCTCGAAGTTTGGCATCCAGTATGTACGGAATTTTCCTAAAAATATGCCGTACAAATCTATCGGGGATACGTTTGGGACGAGCGACCGGGATAAAGTGAACGCGATATGCGCGGAGCGGAAAATCGAGCCAATCTGGATCAACGATGACCATCTGCAGATTCGTCAGTATGCCACGGCGGTCAGACGCCATCCTGTTACCGCGGAGGAAAGTTTTTTTAGCTCGGTTTGCGTCTGTCATCCAGCGGGCTGGTGGGATTTGCTCAGGCGTGCGTACCCGGCTGCATCGCTTCCTCGCTCGCAAGATGAAATCTGGCAGACGGCTTTGTACGGAAATGGCGATCCGATACCGGATGATGTAATACATCATTTGCTGCATGCTTACGAGCACCGGGAATACCATGTAATGTGGGAAAGATCAGACATTCTCTATATCGACAACATGCGCGCATCACATGGTCGCCGCGCATGTACAGGTCCACGTGCGATTCTCGGCTCTTTCCGCACGTCCATGAGCATGCGCCAGCTGGAGGCGGGCCATTCATAA
- the fabD gene encoding ACP S-malonyltransferase: protein MQVFMFPGQGSQAKGMGGALFKRFGKLTDDASTMLGYSIRKLCLDDPRDELKDTRFTQPALYVVNALAYYARIEEAAKPPDFVMGHSLGEFNALLAAGCFDFLTGLELVRFRGQLMGRAENGAMAAIVNANQATIERTLIENGLTQLSLANYNTPSQIVISGAADEMAKAQLLFNSGDMRCYPLNTSGAFHSPFMRSAREEFARFLQSFRFAAPSVPVISNVSARPYESAGIDTALASQIDRPVRWCDSIQYLLGVAARRGEQIEFEELGNGDVLTRLVQAIRQQTSPEVIAHIATEVETGSTVAPMGAVAADARSAADKVAAWNRRYPVGTRVTSKHPEYRDLVTRTEAVVLFNQRAAVYMEGYHGYFDLNELTAA, encoded by the coding sequence ATGCAGGTATTCATGTTTCCGGGACAGGGTTCGCAAGCGAAAGGCATGGGCGGTGCACTGTTCAAGCGATTCGGAAAATTGACCGACGACGCGAGCACCATGCTCGGCTATTCGATTCGAAAACTTTGTCTCGACGATCCGCGCGACGAGCTGAAGGATACGCGTTTCACGCAACCGGCGCTGTATGTCGTGAATGCGCTCGCGTATTACGCTCGAATTGAGGAAGCGGCAAAACCGCCAGATTTCGTGATGGGGCACAGCCTTGGGGAATTCAATGCGTTACTCGCCGCCGGGTGCTTTGATTTCCTGACGGGACTCGAACTGGTGCGGTTCCGCGGACAACTGATGGGGCGCGCTGAGAATGGTGCGATGGCCGCGATCGTCAATGCGAATCAGGCTACGATCGAGAGAACCCTCATCGAGAACGGCCTGACGCAGCTGAGTCTCGCGAACTACAACACGCCGTCGCAAATCGTGATCTCGGGTGCGGCCGACGAGATGGCGAAGGCTCAACTCCTGTTCAATTCTGGCGACATGCGCTGCTACCCCCTCAATACGAGCGGCGCGTTTCACTCCCCCTTCATGCGATCGGCCCGCGAGGAGTTCGCACGTTTTCTGCAATCGTTTCGTTTCGCGGCGCCGAGCGTGCCGGTGATCTCGAACGTGTCAGCGCGTCCCTATGAATCGGCCGGTATCGATACGGCGCTCGCCAGTCAGATCGATCGCCCCGTACGCTGGTGTGACAGTATTCAATATCTGCTTGGCGTCGCCGCGCGACGTGGCGAACAGATCGAGTTTGAGGAACTCGGCAATGGCGACGTGCTGACGCGTCTCGTGCAGGCCATTCGCCAGCAAACATCGCCGGAAGTGATCGCCCATATCGCTACCGAGGTAGAGACGGGTTCAACGGTAGCGCCGATGGGTGCCGTGGCGGCGGATGCGCGAAGTGCGGCGGATAAGGTGGCGGCGTGGAATCGTCGCTATCCGGTCGGCACGCGCGTGACCTCGAAGCACCCCGAGTACCGGGATCTCGTCACGCGAACGGAAGCGGTAGTGCTGTTCAATCAACGCGCGGCGGTCTACATGGAAGGCTATCACGGCTATTTCGATCTCAACGAGCTGACGGCTGCCTGA
- a CDS encoding lipocalin-like domain-containing protein, with protein sequence MSDLTGSWSLEESEFRLANGNITYPLGRNPSGRIIYMESGHMSVLLIAKGRANVGFIPEKFWLNIFGIKRIIGLIRLIRANSGVLGYSGRYSTDGKTVLHHVDLSSYPDFVGTRLVREVRYEEGRLVLENSTDSGSSRLVWAREI encoded by the coding sequence ATGAGTGATCTGACGGGGTCCTGGTCGCTGGAAGAGAGCGAATTCAGGCTGGCGAACGGCAACATTACTTACCCGCTGGGGAGAAATCCATCGGGACGCATCATCTACATGGAAAGCGGGCATATGTCCGTACTTTTGATCGCCAAGGGCAGGGCGAATGTTGGATTCATTCCTGAAAAATTCTGGCTAAATATATTTGGCATTAAAAGAATAATTGGATTAATTAGGTTGATCCGGGCAAATTCCGGAGTCCTGGGCTATTCCGGAAGATATTCAACGGATGGGAAAACGGTTTTACACCACGTTGATTTATCAAGTTACCCGGATTTCGTTGGGACAAGACTTGTGAGGGAGGTAAGGTACGAAGAGGGGCGGCTCGTCCTCGAGAATTCAACTGATTCCGGTTCGAGCCGGCTGGTTTGGGCGCGAGAGATTTAA